Within the Sarcophilus harrisii chromosome 2, mSarHar1.11, whole genome shotgun sequence genome, the region attatattttcctttgtctATATCTTGAATTTATTGATAAATGTAAATTTTGTCTCCTCCcactagaatgtaaatttctggagggaaattatttcatttttgtctttatatcctcaaaacttagcacagtgtcaaCCCagagcagatgcttaataaatatttatttattgattgaaggCAGAAACCAAATCTAATACTTTTCTAAGACTCGCCCAATACAATGCCAACCCATGAAACTCATTTTTCCAAGTTTTGAGTTGATATGCAGTTTCATTGTGGGTTATGACATCaacatgtgttttgaaaacaaGTTTATTTTGTAAAGTTGCCATAGCAACTTCCATTGCTATAGCCATCCTCAAGGATTTTGGTAATCAATTTATCTTGTTACCAAAGAAATATCAGCTGTTTGTGATATGATAGAGagtaaagagaaacaaagaggcaGTAATTGTCTCTCTTCTCCATGGGAAAATACACTAAAGGTTTTACAGTGAAAAAGTACCTTACTACTTTTAGAATTATTGCCTTTTAGAATTACTTCCCATTTAGGAAATAAGAGCTAAGAATTTAAGTAGGTCAACAAACTGTTCTTTAGAGCAATTGGGAAGATGAAATCCTTGCAAAAGAGTTGGGATTTCTTTGAAGGTTTCAGACCTCAAGGGAAGACAGCAAACTCTAGGATGCTCTGTTTGACTTATTAATCACTTAATGCAAatagtctattttttttcagagaaaagcaaaaataattaagtgaaatttttccatatttgctTCAACTAACTTCATTTATTGTTAGAAAGACAACTTTAAAAATTGCTTAACATTCCAAGTGGAACAGGTCATTGATTCTAAGCATTTGTGGGATATTGAGGAAGtcttttcatttcaataaaaaatacataatcaAACATGATTTTGGTGGGAAGAACACTAGATTTAGACCTACATTTGAATCCTGATCCTGATACTTTATTGTCAATATGACTTTGTGTAAATCATTTGGAACCCAGtttccttattagtaaaatggggataatgatttCACTTAGCCCTCAGGTTTGTAATGaggataaaatcaaatatttgtagaGTACTTTGCAATCCTTAAGGCTCTACATAAACGAAaattactatcatcattattattaaaggaTGGGATCATCTCCAAGGAAAAACAATCTAGAGGAATATAGGCAGGCTCATCACTAGAAAATGGACcacaacatgatttttttttggccaaagcaGCTGTCAAAGATCATCTACCAAGCTATAGAGAGGTTGTGCTCTTTGTTAAGAAAGGAAGTGCTCATATAGAGAAACAATTAATTGTTAGAATCACTTTAAGTTCTTACTATGAAAATGACACTGAGAAACATGAAGACAAAGAAATGTTCAGCATGATCTCTGTCTTCAAAATTCTTCTATTTAGAAGAATACTGTATCATATAGCTTATTAGATTAAAATACTTATCAAATGCCTATCATGCTCAGAGCATTATTTGAGAAAAGCATCTTGTAGAAAAGGCACCatgatttccttgatattattaatttctaagattagatgaaagaaaataagccTCTTACCAGTTAGGCCAATTTTCAGAATCTTGTTAAAAGGGGAAAGATTGTTTTTCCTTCCTGCTCATAATAAGCATATGATCTGATTTTCCTGCTGCCCTTGTTAAATACATTCATCTTTCAAACAACAAAGGTAGTTGTAAGGGTGGGGCTGGAATTCATTCTCATTTTGGATTATTCAAAAAGAATCCGTGTCTTTTTAAAGACACCATGCAAGTGCACTTTAGACCAAGAAGACTGATGAAGCAACATGCACAGAGCACTAAAGGCATGCCCCTCATGAAACAAAACTGGAGGCCCTTAACTCCAGGAGACTGGGGGAGTAGAGATGGCTGCCAGCTAATGATATTTGCAACAGAGCCTTTTACCATTTTGATAGTTCACCTTTATTAtacatgctttcttgaaatggaaatttttgttacatattttgaatctttcctgATGTTCTACTAGGTACATaatgctgttttttttaaaaaaaaatttctctctttttgtctttttctattttgttttttcttaaattgtacttagttctaaataaatatttcttgaaaagttcacccaggaaaaaaaaaaaaagaaaaatccatcaaGAGACCAAGGCCATACCAGATACCTGAAAACCCTCTCTACTTATTCAAAGAAAAGAGCTACAAGAGCAGGTGCCCATATATGTCAGCAATTTTTGACAATTCTTTCTATCTTATTATTACCATATTACCTTGCAAGAATAGTTTGTTTGAGTTATGCTGGACGTTCATATCCACTTCATTCTTGTCATAACCCTGTGGATCAGGgcagacattattattattattcacatttggCAGATGGGGAAAGTGAAAAATGATGTCCCTGACACTAGGAAATGAAGAGAGCATGGAGAAATGGAGATTTAAGTACATGAACTCTGCCTTTAACTCAGGAGTTCTTAATTTGAGATTCAtgaacttaaaataataataactgcatTTTAGCATTTTAACCTATTTGACTTCTCTTGTATtcctatatattctattttacacatttaaGACCTCAAGAAAGGGTCCATAAACTTCTAGGACACAAAAAGATTGAGCCCTTGCTTTAAGACATAGCAATACCCACCCTTTTTTCTAGTCCAGAACTTAAGCTTGTTCCCTAATTGAAGAGCCCTTCCAGATGGGTGCAgagtctcttctcttttttcccccttcggGGGTCGCCGAGGAAGGGCTGGGAAAGGGAGACACGGTTACGCACAGTTGAGGCCGGATGGTCACACCCAGGTGCCTCAAGAGTCCATCCCTGACTACTCTCACAGGTTCAAATCACTCAGTTCTGACTTCCTCACTCTCCAGCTTTGGTCTCTCTTCTGGTGTGAGcgagagagaacaaagaaaaggaaggaataaaggtcCTAGACAGAGGCACCTAGCGCTTGCGTTTGACTGTCTCAAATCCCAGCTTGCTGGTCAGAGGAGTTAGTATTGAGGTGATAAACTAGACAGGCTTGGGATTGGATaagggtgttttgttttgttatgttttttttttttttttaaagctttgctAGCCATCAGGTCGGAGTGGAggggaaggaagacaggaagaaggGGGACACCACGCCAAAACAGGGGTTCCTCTAAATACTGCGAAAACAGGAGGGGAGGAGACGGCGGTGAAAGGGGGCTCCAGGGTCTGTGTGGATGTCCCACCTTCGAGGATCGAAAAGGGTCCCATTACCTGCGCTGCCATAAATGAAAGATCCATGCTGTTGCTTCTGCTTGTATGGCTGCGATTTTCGCTGTCCACTCCGCCGCCGCTGCTGCCTTCACAGCTACCTtcgctgctgttgctgctgccactgtcactgctgctgttgctgttccAGCAACTAAAGAATGGAGGTGCGGAGTAGGAGGTGGTGGCTAACTCAGCTCTTGTCCCGTGTGATGGTTTCTTTCTCACAGGTCCCCGCAGCTTGGTGAGGTTGGCCCAGGAGTCCCGTGCGCCTCCCGGACTCTGGGCAGCGAGACTGCTGGTCGTCTGGCAGAGCTGAGGCTGAGGGTACCCTTGGAGAAAGCGGACTGGCTCCCGCCCTGCCACGTGATCGTCTCCTATAGAGCTATTCACTTGCAGCCTCTGGCTTGGCCCTGGCCAAAAGGCGGACTCAGCCCAGCCCAGCCTTTCTGATACTCTTTGGCATCTTCCAGATGCCCTGTGCACGGTTCTCCATGCCCCCACGGCCAGGCCAGCTGTTTCTCGCCCCAGATCAGAGATCCAAACAGGTTTTAACATCCAAGAGACGATAGTTTACGGTGACAGAACATAAATTCCtgtttatagaggagaaaaatcaAGGCTCTTGACAGTCTGACTCCAAAttgcctttgttttctttcactttcctaCCTGCCCACTAGCATTATTACAAAAtccacattttagaaatgagctttTTCCCCTCCTCGTTCTTATGTAACACTTTGTTCATACTTCTCTTATGTACTTGAATTCCATTTTGTCTCCTATTAAAATGCAAACTACTTGAAACCAGAAAccatctttctttgcttttttattttatcctcaaccTTAtaacagtgcttggcatatactCATGTTTATTAATGCTTAACAAGtgcttttatattcattcataaaGGGCTTCCTATGTTCAAAGCACCTAGGTGAATAGCACcaagaagatccaagttcaaatccagctttagatctaTTTATGCtatttgtgattctgggcaaattacttaactttttttgctttggtctcttcaagtgtaaaatgaaccggcaaatcactccagtatctttgccaaaaaaacctccaTAAAATAGTCAAACGAGGCAAACGATTTAACAGCAACAAATGTTCAGGATATATCAGAAGGGTTGGGGAAGATATAATGATCGTGGTAGTACCAGTCCTCATGAAACAAACATACATCTGCAAGTAACATTACAAAATGGAACTCAAGTGCATAAAAGAAGTCTTCTTGTTTCAATCAAACCAGACTACAAGCCATTACTAGAACTCAATTGCAACTTGCCCCCAACTTCATGATATTAAGAAATATATGATATTTAGAATCAGACACCTATCTTGAGTGGGCATTTCCTATGTTTTGCTGTGACATTTTCAAGCACTTAAATTATTCTATTCTCTAAGactctttcctttaagatttgcTTTGTGATACTTTGTATGTGATGTCTTCTCAGACCTTTCAGATTAAAAGTGATATTCCTTCTTTCAGGTTTCCACATTGCTTTCCTTGTACTTCTCCTATGGTCCTATTCACATTTTGccatatattaataaataattgtgtTAAGACGAATTTTCTCCTcaacttatttcttatttgttttgtggttcgatttatctagttctgagggagcaaggttgagatcaggatggttacccctgctttattatacttcacctgaaacataacagattctgctctagccttttacctttactccatttgtatcactctgctttaaatgtgtttttttgtaaacaacatattgtaggattctggctttaaatctattctgttatctgcttccattttacattccattcacattcacagttaaaatgactaattctgtattttcagcTATCTTCTTTACCccaaattctgcttttctctttcctttctctctttccctcttctccagtattttgcttctgatcaccacttgcctcaagcagcttTCCCCCTTTATAGCCCTTCCCtccttcttatacctttcccctactatttctgttttcctttctattagcttcctcctttccttttcctttttccatcccACATCCCTAAaaggtgaaacaagtttctctatcaaaccaaatatgtctaatattctctctttgagccaaatctgaagaaagtaagattcacacaatgttcatcttcctcccttctttccctcaattataataggttttctttgcctcttcatgagatgtaatttccctcattttatctccactttcccccttttccagtacaatcttctgtccacctctagtttcttttttatattatcacaataaaatcaaattatacctgcactctctatgtatacccataacagagatatagttctcaagagttcttttctgtttactttttttatgcttctcttgagttctatatttggaggttaagtttttgttcagctctggtcttttcatcagaaataaatgaaattcacctgtttcattgaatgtctatcttcttccctgaaagaaaacaCTCAGTTTAGTatgatagtttattcttggctgcatttcaaattcctttgcctttcagaatatcaaatttgcAGGTTCTTCCaccctttaaggtggaagctgctaggtcctgggtgatccttattatggcttcttggtatttgaattgtttctttctggctgcttgcaatattttttccttggttcaatagttctgaaatttagccatgacattccttggagttttcaatttggggtctcttttgggagatgattggtgaattctttcaatgaattctattttaccttctcaatctaggacatcagggcagttttctttgatgatttcctgaaagataatatctaggctggtttttttcatcatggttttgaggaagtccaataatccttagattgtctctcctagatctattttctaggtcagttgttttcccaagtaagtattttaccttttcttctattttttctttttctttttctttttttttttgcttgagtgattcttgatgtctcatcgagtcactcatttccatttgttcagttatgatttgtagtgaattattttcttcatttaccttttttagttctttttgtatttggtcaattgaattttgaaatgaGTTGTTTCGTTCTAtggatttttcccccatttcacaaattctgtttttccatttccattttccaatagtcaaatttattttgtaaggagttatatacttTTGCCATTTCagtaaatctattttgtaaggagttttcttcagataatttctgtgtttccctttccaaaccctcttgcaaagttctcatccCCCCAACTCTCTTataagatctttttaaatttcttccaagaTAGCCATGTGAAATGGGCACCAATTTATattaccctttggggcttcatttagagataatctgcttttagtgACCTTAGGGTTTGAAACCTGTTCTTTCACCATAAAACTGtctttgatcagagttctttttgctcttttgctcatttttttttcttgaggcaagtagggttaagtgacttgttcagggtcacacagccaggctgGGTCATGTTTCGCTTCCTGGTTTACCAAATGCAGCGTATGGACCCCAAGGTTCGTTACCGTCTCTTTGTAGACATCCTGCCCACTGGTCAATATCACTGGCGCTATGAGAATGCCCAATGGGCTCTGTGTCAACGCAAAGAGAACAAGCCTGGCAACCAGTTTTACCTGCACCCACATTCACTCAACACAGGCGCCCACTGAATGAAGCGAGAGCCTTTAAAAAAACCCAAGCTCACTAACACGGAGCCCACTGCCAAGAATGCCAGCCACTTGACCTTGCTCCAGTCTCCACAATACTGGCCCAGGCTTCACATTGAAGAACTCGGCGATGGAGACCAGGAAACACTGACTGCCTCCTCCTCGACTCATATCTTCACCTTCCCAGAAACCGAGTTCATTGCCGTGACTTCTTATCACAGTGCTGAGGTCATACACCTCAAAATTCACCACAATCCCTTTGCTAGGGCCTTTCAAAAAGACTCCCCCTCGAAAAGAGACTTGAATATGGGTCTCCCACTTGGACAAGCAGGTGCTAATACCTCCACTGAAGCAACTTCAGACCATGCCAGCCAACGGCCATTGCTCCAAGAGGTCACTGGACAAGACCAGGACCATGGAATCTCTCTTCCCGAAGGTGGGTTCCAGATGCCCCAGCCACTCTTGGCCCAGGCCGCTGCCATAGCCCCAAGCTTTTTGTCCTCCACTTCTGCAGCCTCCTTGCCTTATGAAGACAGACAAGATGCTACAGTGTCAGGAATGGAGGAGCCTGTGTCCCTGCCCCAAACCTCCCCGGAGGACACTATGGACAGTGTGGGCTCTCAAAGCCCCTGGAGCCTTCATCAAAAAATCTGGACTCATGGCAGCCAGCCAGATTCAGAAGTTGCAGCAGTGGGAGAAGAGCTTGAAAGAAGAGGTGTCTGTCTCCTCCTACTTCAGGCAGTAAGGCCATGTCCTCAGCAAGGGCCAATCTAGAAGCACAAGATGAGTGGCTTCCAGCTGCAGAAGCCAGCGCCAACATCTCCCCAGAAGCAGCTTCTGAGGATTCTGGCGACTTGCTGGTAACAAAAGAGGCCAATGTGCAGAAGGGGAACAACGGGATGCCCATTCCCTGCTATGCCACCATGCAGCAGTCCCAGCCACCCTTGTACTATGTCTTTGACCCCACTCCCAGCAGCAGCCACAGCAATGACCTGGCAACCTTGCAAGTTGTGGCCCTGAACCCTAGCTTGCAGACCTCCTCTTCTCCACTTGCTATGGCTTATGAGCCCAGTCAAGAGGGTCTGCTTGCCCTATTGGAGGCACCCTCATTCTGGTCAGAAACCTCTCAGGGCATCAATGGGGATTGCTGCCAATCTGGACCTCTGCTCTCTGTGCCTGGAGCCCCAGAGGAGCCAAGTGTTCAAGAGCAAATCTGGCCCCATCTGACCCACACAGAATTGGAATGTTCAGCACTGGCTGAAGGAGCTCAGAAGAAGAGACGTTTATCTCCTTGTGCTTCAGGTAGGCAGGCAATGTGCTCAGGGTAGGACAGTGGAGAAGCACAGCATCAGAGTCTTACAGCTGTAGCCTCCAGCCCCTACACCTTCTCAGAAGTGGCTTCTGACAACTCTGAAAACCTGCTGGGTGTCCAAGAGGCTACTGCCTCAGACAGTAGGAGCAGGATCCCTGTTCTCTGGAATGCCACCCAGCAGCCCCAGACACCCTTGCACTCTTTCACTCCACTcccagcagcagcaacagtagtatTCTGCCAACCTTGGAAGTTGTGGCCACAGGTCTGGCCTGGCAGCCTTCCCCTTCTCCACTTGCCAGGCCTTATGAGTCCAGGCACAAAGAGGCTCTGTTCTCCCTACTGGAGGCATCTGGCTGCTTCTCAGAAACCTCCGAGGGGACCAGTAGCTACTGTCTCTTCTCTGTGCCCTCCAAGCCAATGCATCCTGTCCCTGGAGCCCAAGAAGGCCAAAGTCTTCAATGGGAAATTTGGACCTTTCTAACCGAGACAGTCTTGGAAGATTCATCCCAGGCTTCAAGAACTTCAGAGAAGACACGTTTCTGTCCCAAGGACTACCCCTCTTTCCCCAGTCCAGATTTCCACTGGGATTTCCTCTTCTAATAAAGAAGAGCAGCCCCTTGGAGACCTACGACATCTAGAAACACACACAAGCCCACACAGGCACAGGCACATGCTGCCATGCATCCACCCTTCCATTCACCCATGCTCAGAGACACACCCACTCACACCCACTcacagagacaaggagacagacaCCCAGACTGCTATCAATTGGCAGCGAGCAAAGGAGCATTCCTTTGACTCCAAGTGCAGGGGATCAGGGAGAGTGCGGAGTGCTGACTCCATGCAACGGACAAAAGATTTGATGGGCAAATTCTGGCTCAATCCACCTTGCCTTATGATTTTTTGCTTAGAGGAGAGGATCATCTTGGGGGGAAAAACCCCTTTTCTCCTGATGGTCCTGCCTGTTAATGCAATGCCATGGTCTGGTAGATGTGAGGCCCACAGTGCCTTTCCTTAGTGATTCCTTAGGAtggagatttcttttttgtttttgtgaaagatttttatttttcaaaagtcaGGCATGGACAATTTTCTTACAtgaacccttgcaaaaccttgcgtttcaatttccttcccttcctcccactccctggGTAGATGACAAGTTATGCAATGTATTCAATATATTGTTAAAtggatgttaaatccaatatctacACACATATGAATTAAATCATCTTGCTGCCCAAGacaaattaaatcaaaatgaacaaaatgagaaaggaaataaaatgccaGCAAGCAAtcacaaaaagaatgaaagtgcTATGCTGTAGATCAcaggatccacattcagttcccacagtcccctctctgggtatagctgtctctcttcatcccaagatcattggaactggcctgagccATCCCGTTGTTgcaaagagccatgtccatcagattcGATTACCATTTGaacttcttgttgccatgtataacaatctcctggttctgctcatttcccttagcttCCCTTTATGgacgtctctccaggccttttcgaaatcaccctgctgatcatttcttagagaatgatcatattccttaacattcatatatcctCGCTCATCCAACCATTGTCCAGCaaaggggcatccactcagtttccagcttcgtgccactacaaagagggctgcacgtgtgagtccctttccctcccttaagatctctttgctatgtaagcccaggagaaacgctgctggatcaaatggcATGCCTATttggatagccctttgggcatagtttcaaattgctctccagaatggttggatcacttcacgactcccccaacaatgtattagtgtcccagtttccccaatattcatccttatctttacctgtcatcttaggcaatctgagaggtgtgtagtgctGCCTCGGAGTCATCTGacattgcatttctctgatcaatagtgatttaaagcaccttttcatatgactagaaaaggttgtaatttcttcatctgcaaattgttcatatcctttgaccactgaCCAAtgagagaatggcttgaactcttCTCAGTTAGAGTAAGTTCTTTTGATGCTTTAGAAAGGAatccttcatcagaacctttgaatgtaaaaaatgtttccccagtttattgcttcccttctaatcatgtctgCATTCATTCTGTTGGTATAACCATTTTTAACtgaatgtaatcaaagttatctactTTTTGTTGAGTAAtgaattctcattcttctttagtcacaaattcctttcttctccatggCTCTGAGAGGGAAATGATCCTTTGTTCCTCCAATTTGCTtctaatatcactctttatgtctaaatcatgaactcattttgaccttatcttggtagacGGTGTTAGGtcactgcctagtttctgccatacttgtTTCCAATTTTGCCAGCTGTTTTGGTCTAATTGTCCCAAAGTCGCTTTTGATCCTTCAAACTTGGGTCCTTGCATCTttccaacaaaaaaagaaaaaaaaagaaaacctacgGACAAGACTAGACTTGAGAAAATGGAATATGCATACATGTTATTACTAATATCAagtatgataaaatattttatgatggaaaattaaaataccttTGTCAAAATCTTGTTAAAATGTGTAAAACAATTGATTACTCAAATATACCTCATATTTATGATTATTCCACTGGAGAGAGTCTTTCCTAAGACTATTCTAATGAATCTCATACATCAGATTCcagctgttattattttatgtatacatTAGTAAAATAGGATTAGAGAACAACAGCTGTGGTTTTGAAGAAACATCCAGATTTTAGACACCTACATTCCATTCCCCACTCTTGTTGTATCAGCAAGTGTGACTTTGGTCAATCCATTTCACTCTCAAAATTCACTCTCAAAATGAGGATATTTGATTAGATTCCTATAATCTTCGGaatttctgacattttatgttatataattagaGCTACATAATCTTACAGCTAGTTGCTTCCTTAGCATGTCAGAGATGAAAGAAAACTCAGGCAGAAAAGATACCAGACATAGATGACAACTTTAAATTAGGGAATTATAAAATCTCAAatctgaaaaagatctaagaAATCATTTTGGTCATCGATCCCTACAAAATCTGAAGTCTAAGAATAACAAATTTGTAGTTATATGCTTCATTGAATGTAATCCTAATTTTAGTGGGTTTCTTCTGGTCTCTGTGGTGAGTTAAAGCTTCTATGGATTCTTATTTATATCAGTGAAAAACTAAACTACACTTGCATTTTCTATGGTTAAGAACCGAGtgttccctccccccccaggAACTTTCTGCAACTGCACTGAGTTAGAAGTAATTGCTACCTCTATTCTTCACAATAATATTTACTTAAACACTTTCAACATAGGAaggcaaaaatatgaaaatagtaaACTCTGAGATCTTAAAAATATGacaattattatgaaaataatttataaaacagtATAGAAACATTGCTTTATTCTTGGATATTCTACACATTTGTCTTTTATGTTATGAGATGTGCCATGACAATGGTTAGATTTCTATTAATCAATCCTTTTGCAtgaaaccatatttttaaaaaaatgaacattgtaatttaaaaaaatattttaaaataagcatttgaAGTTGGCTATTTTAAGATCCTAAGAGAGCATTTTAACATCAGTGTACATTGCTTAATTTGCATTGTAATTACAGAACACTTTCATAGACATCTCATTTCTGTTTTGAAACAGCCATGTGAGTTTGgaaatatagttattattattctaattttacagagcAGGAGAGACATAGAAAATTGAGCTATtgctaactatatatatatatatatatatatatatatatatatatatatatcctaaaaTATGgacttaatatattttatttttttaaagtaaatttaaaatattcatatatttaataacCTGAGCTACTCCTTAACTCAACTAGGTCCCCAGTTAGGTCAATACTCCTACTTATGTACTCCTTCTTCTACTAGTATAGCTCCTGAATGCCCAATAGTGGGCTGGTCATTAACAATGACCTAATAGATTTGAATTAGCTTTGAGCAAAGGAATTTACTCAAACAGCATAGCAAAAACAATAGTTATAAAATATTCTCCAAATAAATCTAGGGTATTACCTcccataaatacatacaaaatccATTATGTTAATGGCCTAATGGCACAAATTTGTAGTATATTGGTGATTAGATATACATGTGTAGTTTATAAGATTACTGTTATCCATGTGGGTGGAAGTAGCTTCCTTTTATTGGCTGCCAGTGTCTTTAAAACTGGTGAGACTGAGCTATTCgaatattcattattttctgtTGTTCTCCTTTTGGCAACTCTTATTTCTTGTATCCTATTTCACCactgaaaaaatataatgaacTGAAGCAGTGAGAAGAATTTCCCTTACCCTACACCTCTTTTACCCTGGTTCTAAGAAAGGAGCCTGGCGAATACATGTTTCGGTTTTGTATCATTTATCCTCCTCAATTTCAGTTGTAGAGGTGGTCATGGGTTAGGATTTCAAGTCATGGTTATGTTGGAGTCACGATTGCAGGTGAGATTGTCTTTTTATCTGTAGACCATTCGGAATTAGTAAATTGTTTTAACTAAGCTAGTTGCCTGAGATTCAGCTTTTCATGTGTGCAGTACAACTTTGGTAACCTGGCAAAGAAGGCGACCAGGAATAACATTCAGGCTCAGAGAATGTCttattttttatgaataaatGCTCAGTTAGCATTTGTATATCATTAATAAAACCTATATGTAGCTTGACACACATTTTGCCTATATTCCTTAAAATCTCTAGTCTAtgatatatctaatatatattagttaacatatataatatatatctccCCTTCTGCCCTGCCCATGCTTTTCTTCTAGAA harbors:
- the C2H14orf132 gene encoding uncharacterized protein C14orf132 homolog, whose protein sequence is MLKPVWISDLGRETAGLAVGAWRTVHRASGRCQRVSERLGWAESAFWPGPSQRLQVNSSIGDDHVAGREPVRFLQGYPQPQLCQTTSSLAAQSPGGARDSWANLTKLRGPVRKKPSHGTRAELATTSYSAPPFFSCWNSNSSSDSGSSNSSEGSCEGSSGGGVDSENRSHTSRSNSMDLSFMAAQIPVMGGAFMDSPNEDFSTEYSLFNSSANVHTATSGPNQLEEPPRSSNDAILLWIAIIATIGNIVVVGVVYAFTF